From Methylovorus glucosotrophus:
CGCGCCTATCCAGCACGAACTGCCAATCTTGGCCTCCGCATCAATCTGGGCTCCCTGCATAATCCAGGTATTGGCGCCTATATTGGCGGGGGCGAGAACGCGTGCGCCATGGTCAATGAAGACATTTTCGCGCAGCTTCACGCCATCTGAGATTGATGCCGTGGAGCTGCAGATGGCCGCAATCGCATAGCCCATCCGTTTGACATCCATATAAGCCGCCAGCCGTTGCTGGTTGAGATGCTGCTCATCCCCGGCAATAAAGGCACTGACGTCTTGCTTGTCGAAGGCAGGCAGTGTGGCCAGGGTATACAGCGGGATGCCATGTCGCGTTGCCGTGGTGGCATTCTCGACCACGATGCCCACGATGTCGTATAAAGCCGCGTGCTTTATTTCATGGACAAGGCGGGCGAGTGAAGGACTTTCACCAAAAATCAGCAG
This genomic window contains:
- a CDS encoding DapH/DapD/GlmU-related protein; translated protein: MKKLLIFGESPSLARLVHEIKHAALYDIVGIVVENATTATRHGIPLYTLATLPAFDKQDVSAFIAGDEQHLNQQRLAAYMDVKRMGYAIAAICSSTASISDGVKLRENVFIDHGARVLAPANIGANTWIMQGAQIDAEAKIGSSCWIGAQSVISEGASIGKNCTLAQGVVIGPGVVLPTWSTIHYPTTLTASPPNAVFLDARFRAPVYFFQK